In Anaerobranca gottschalkii DSM 13577, the following are encoded in one genomic region:
- a CDS encoding nucleotidyltransferase domain-containing protein, which produces MKFGISKKSMDLIVNTIYKFPDIDKAVVFGSRSKGNYKRGSDIDVAVFGKEISDNTVNRLRVILNEELPLPFYFDVINFETLQNEELKREIENYGVVIYQK; this is translated from the coding sequence ATGAAATTTGGAATTTCTAAAAAAAGTATGGATTTAATAGTTAATACTATATATAAGTTTCCAGATATAGACAAAGCAGTTGTTTTCGGAAGTAGAAGTAAAGGTAATTATAAAAGAGGTTCCGATATTGATGTGGCAGTTTTTGGAAAAGAAATAAGTGATAATACCGTTAATAGATTGAGGGTCATTTTAAATGAAGAGCTACCCTTACCATTTTATTTTGATGTAATTAACTTCGAGACTTTACAAAATGAAGAGTTAAAAAGAGAAATAGAAAATTACGGAGTTGTTATTTATCAAAAATAG